The Glycine soja cultivar W05 chromosome 8, ASM419377v2, whole genome shotgun sequence genome has a window encoding:
- the LOC114424506 gene encoding histidine-containing phosphotransfer protein 4-like isoform X1: MDRNQSRRQVAAMKQSLFDQGLLDEQFIQLEELQDDANPNFVEEIVTLHYRDSSRLISSIEQALKERNPLDFNKLDTLMHQFKGSSSSIGAKKVKTECNLFREYCRAGNAEGCMRSFQQLKREYAALRKKLEAYFQLARQAGPQETACRSK, encoded by the exons ATGGACAGAAACCAATCCCGCAGGCAGGTTGCTGCAATGAAACAGTCCCTCTTTGATCAG GGGTTACTTGATGAACAGTTTATCCAACTGGAAGAATTGCAGGATGATGCAAATCCTAACTTTGTTGAAGaaattgtgactcttcattACCGTGATTCGTCGCGGCTTATCTCAAGCATAGAGCAGGCTCT CAAAGAGAGGAACCCTCTGGATTTCAACAAGCTGGACACACTTATGCATCAGTTCAAAGGAAGCAGCTCAag CATAGGAGCCAAAAAGGTGAAAACAGAGTGTAATCTGTTCAGAGAATATTGCAGGGCAGGAAATGCAGAAGG ATGCATGAGGAGCTTCCAACAACTGAAGAGAGAATATGCAGCACTGAGAAAGAAACTTGAAGCTTATTTTCAG TTAGCTAGGCAAGCTGGACCCCAGGAAACAGCATGTCGCTCCAAATGA
- the LOC114422374 gene encoding lysM domain receptor-like kinase 3: protein MMLLLQKPHWGLLLLFLLFQLHSSTCYPTEPMNCTDTSRVCTSFMAFKPGPNHTLALIQSMFDVLPGDITVEGTGWGYMFIRKNCSCAAGIKNYVSNTTFTVKSNEGLLYDMVMDAYDGLAFLPNTTRMARNGAVVSLTLFCGCSSGLWNYLVSYVMRDGDSVESLASRFGVSMDSIESVNGIGNPDNVTVGSLYYIPLDSVPGDPYPLNNAAPPVPVPSPSFDNFSADQVNHKAHVPYGWIVGGLGVALVLIILTVILCVCLRSSNCFADTRTHEKDAEGKVSHKFHILRNPSFFCGSGRYICGKHVDKKQTDGESSNHTITIPKASTLGPDVFDMDKPVVFTYEEIFSTTDGFSDTSLLGHGTYGSVYYSLLRDQEVAIKRMTATKTKEFMSEMKVLCKVHHANLVELIGYAASHEELFLVYEYAQKGSLKSHLHDPQNKGHSPLSWIMRVQIALDAARGLEYIHEHTKTHYVHRDIKTSNILLDASFRAKISDFGLAKLVGKANEGEISTTKVVGTYGYLAPEYLSDGLATTKSDVYAFGVVLFEIISGKDAIIRSEGTMSKNPDRRSLASIMLGVLRNSPDSMSMSSLREYIDPNMMDLYPHDCVFKLAMLAKQCVDEDPILRPDMRQVVISLSQILLSSVEWEATLAGNSQVFSGLVQGR, encoded by the exons ATGATGCTTCTGTTGCAAAAACCCCATTGGGGGttgcttcttctctttctcctctttCAGCTTCACAGCAGCACCTGCTACCCCACAGAACCCATGAACTGTACGGACACAAGCCGTGTTTGCACTTCTTTCATGGCCTTCAAGCCTGGACCGAACCACACACTTGCTCTGATTCAAAGCATGTTTGATGTTTTGCCTGGTGACATCACAGTTGAAGGCACCGGTTGGGGTTACATGTTCATAAGGAAGAACTGTTCTTGTGCTGCTGGCATAAAAAATTACGTGTCCAACACCACTTTCACTGTGAAATCCAATGAGGGGTTGCTGTATGACATGGTGATGGATGCCTATGATGGCCTAGCTTTCCTTCCCAACACAACCAGGATGGCCAGGAATGGTGCTGTTGTGTCACTGACGTTGTTTTGTGGCTGTTCCAGTGGATTATGGAACTATTTGGTCAGTTATGTGATGAGAGATGGAGATAGTGTTGAGTCCTTGGCAAGCAGGTTTGGGGTTAGTATGGATAGCATTGAGAGTGTGAATGGCATTGGTAATCCTGATAATGTCACTGTTGGTTCACTTTATTATATACCCCTTGATTCTG TTCCTGGTGATCCTTATCCCCTAAATAATGCTGCTCCACCAGTTCCTGTTCCTTCCCCATCCTTCGATAATTTTTCAG CTGATCAAGTCAATCATAAGGCTCATGTACCCTATGGATGGATCGTTGGGGGTTTAGGAGTTGCGCTTGTTCTAATAATATTAACTGTTATTCTTTGTGTTTGTCTGAGATCATCAAATTGTTTTGCTGATACCAGAACTCATGAGAAAGATGCTGAGGGTAAGGTCTCTCATAAATTCCATATTCTTCGGAACCCAAGTTTTTTTTGTGGTTCTGGAAGGTACATATGTGGCAAACATGTTGATAAGAAGCAAACAGATGGTGAATCCAGCAATCACACAATTACCATTCCCAAAGCTTCAA CTCTTGGGCCTGACGTATTTGACATGGATAAGCCTGTTGTTTTTACATATGAAGAGATTTTCTCCACAACTGATGGTTTCTCAGATACAAGTCTACTTGGGCATGGAACATATGGTTCTGTTTATTATAGCCTCCTCCGTGATCAG GAAGTTGCTATTAAAAGAATGacagctactaaaacaaaagagTTTATGTCTGAGATGAAAGTTTTGTGCAAGGTTCATCATGCTAATCtg GTAGAATTGATTGGCTATGCAGCTAGTCATGAGGAGCTTTTCCTGGTATATGAATATGCTCAGAAGGGTTCACTCAAAAGCCATTTGCATGATCCTCAAAATAAGG GCCACTCCCCACTTTCTTGGATCATGAGGGTCCAGATTGCACTTGATGCTGCTAGGGGACTTGAATACATACATGAGCACACAAAAACTCATTATGTTCACCGTGATATCAAGACAAGTAACATTTTACTTGATGCTTCCTTTAGAGCAAAG ATTTCAGATTTTGGGTTAGCAAAACTTGTTGGAAAAGCAAATGAGGGAGAAATTTCAACTACCAAAGTTGTTGGTACATATGGATATCTTGCTCCAGA ATATTTGAGTGATGGTCTTGCGACCACTAAAAGTGATGTCTATGCATTTGGTGTTGTCCTTTTTGAGATCATATCAGGAAAAGATGCCATCATTCGATCTGAAGGCACAATGTCAAAAAATCCTGATAGACGTTCACTGGCATCCATA ATGCTGGGAGTTCTTAGGAATTCACCTGATTCTATGAGCATGTCAAGCTTGAGAGAATATATTGATCCAAATATGATGGATCTGTATCCCCATGATTGTGTATTTAAG TTGGCCATGTTGGCAAAGCAATGTGTGGATGAGGACCCCATCTTACGACCTGATATGAGACAAGTTGTGATATCCCTTTCACAGATTCTGCTATCTTCAGTTGAGTGGGAAGCAACTCTAGCTGGGAATAGCCAGGTTTTCAGTGGCCTTGTTCAGGGAAGATAG
- the LOC114424506 gene encoding histidine-containing phosphotransfer protein 4-like isoform X2, translating to MDRNQSRRQVAAMKQSLFDQGLLDEQFIQLEELQDDANPNFVEEIVTLHYRDSSRLISSIEQALKERNPLDFNKLDTLMHQFKGSSSSIGAKKVKTECNLFREYCRAGNAEGCMRSFQQLKREYAALRKKLEAYFQLGKLDPRKQHVAPNEDLMKICIIGQMY from the exons ATGGACAGAAACCAATCCCGCAGGCAGGTTGCTGCAATGAAACAGTCCCTCTTTGATCAG GGGTTACTTGATGAACAGTTTATCCAACTGGAAGAATTGCAGGATGATGCAAATCCTAACTTTGTTGAAGaaattgtgactcttcattACCGTGATTCGTCGCGGCTTATCTCAAGCATAGAGCAGGCTCT CAAAGAGAGGAACCCTCTGGATTTCAACAAGCTGGACACACTTATGCATCAGTTCAAAGGAAGCAGCTCAag CATAGGAGCCAAAAAGGTGAAAACAGAGTGTAATCTGTTCAGAGAATATTGCAGGGCAGGAAATGCAGAAGG ATGCATGAGGAGCTTCCAACAACTGAAGAGAGAATATGCAGCACTGAGAAAGAAACTTGAAGCTTATTTTCAG CTAGGCAAGCTGGACCCCAGGAAACAGCATGTCGCTCCAAATGAAGACTTGATGAAAATATGCATAATAGGGCAAATGTATTAA
- the LOC114422375 gene encoding protein PAF1 homolog: MASYRPFPPQSSQIPNPIPGGNHQYNNNNNQNQNWGAYGDPSTSSFPQIPPNSNYHQNQHHVPYAPAPSNPHHPPHYPYPPPPPPPPPPEASYQPPPPPPPPAPMYYPSSSQYSNQPPPPPPPLSPPPPPPPVSPPPPPPATQNNNEERRFKEPSKSGRREYEHSNHGIAHKQHKQQQPPLPVKKMNNGPPGRAETDEEKRLRKKREFEKQRQEEKHRQQLKESQNTVLQKTHLLSSGKGHGMIAGSRMGERRSTPLLGAERVENRLKKPTTFLCKLKFRNELPDPSAQPKLMSFKKDKDQYAKYTITSLEKMYKPKLFVEPDLGIPLDLLDLSVYNPPRVRPPLAPEDEELLRDDEAATPIKKDGIKRKERPTDKGVAWLVKTQYISPLSMESTKQSLTEKQAKELREMKGRGILDNLNSRERQIREIQASFEAAKSDPVHATNKDLYPVEVMPLLPDFDRYDDQFVVAAFDNAPTADSEMYAKMNKSVRDAFESKAVMKSYVATGLDPANPEKFLAYMAPAPGELSKDIYDENEDVSYSWIREYHWDVRGDDADDPTTFLVAFDESEARYLPLPTKLVLRKKRAKEGRSGDEVEQCPVPARVTVRRRSSVAAIERKDSGVYTSSKGNSFKRVGLEMDDGLEDQHRGAPHQDNYQSSGAEDYMSD, from the exons ATGGCCTCTTACAGGCCCTTCCCTCCCCAATCGAGTCAAATTCCAAACCCGATCCCAGGTGGGAATCAtcagtataataataataataatcaaaatcaaaattggggTGCTTATGGAGATCCCTCTACTTCTTCATTCCCCCAAATCCCTCCAAATTCCaattatcatcaaaatcaacATCATGTTCCATATGCACCAGCACCTTCAAATCCCCACCACCCTCCTCACTATCCatatccaccaccaccgccgccgccgccgccaccGGAGGCTTCATACCAGCCGCcgccgccaccaccaccaccagctCCTATGTATTATCCCTCTAGTAGTCAGTATAGCAACCAGCCACCTCCACCGCCACCGCCCTTgtcgccaccaccaccacctccccCGGTttcgcctcctcctcctcccccGGCAACTCAGAACAACAACGAGGAGCGGCGTTTCAAGGAGCCTTCCAAGTCTGGCCGGCGCGAATACGAGCATTCCAATCACGGCATTGCTCACAAACAGCACAAGCAGCAGCAGCCTCCCCTTCCGGTGAAGAAGATGAACAACGGGCCTCCCGGCAGGGCTGAGACCGATGAAGAGAAGAGGTTGAGGAAGAAAAGGGAATTTGAGAAGCAGAGGCAGGAGGAAAAGCATAGGCAGCAGCTGAAGGAGTCCCAGAATACTGTTCTGCAGAAGACTCACCTGTTGTCATCTGGGAAGGGGCATGGCATGATTGCAGGGTCTCGAATGGGTGAAAGGAGATCTACTCCCTTGTTGGGTGCTGAGAGGGTTGAAAATAGGTTGAAGAAGCCCACAACGTTTTTGTGTAAGCTCAA ATTTCGAAATGAACTTCCAGATCCAAGTGCTCAACCTAAGCTTATGTCCTTCAAGAAAGATAAAGATCA ATATGCAAAATATACAATCACGTCTCTGGAGAAAATGTACAAACCCAAGCTTTTTGTGGAGCCAGATCTAGGGATACCTCTGGACCTGCTTGATCTCAGTGTTTATAA TCCTCCCAGGGTCAGACCACCCCTTGCTCCAGAAGATGAAGAATTGTTGCGAGATGATGAAGCTGCTACTCCTATTAAAAAAGATGGCATTAAAAGAAAGGAGAGGCCTACTGATAAAGGTGTAGCATGGCTTGTAAAAACACAATATATTTCTCCTCTAAGCATGGAGTCGACAAAGCAG TCTTTAACTGAGAAACAAGCTAAGGAGCTGAGAGAGATGAAGGGTCGTGGCATTTTGGACAATCTCAACAGTAG GGAAAGACAAATTAGGGAAATCCAAGCATCATTTGAAGCAGCTAAGTCTGATCCTGTTCATGCAACCAACAAAGATTTGTATCCTGTTGAGGTTATGCCATTGCTGCCTGATTTTGATAG GTATGATGATCAGTTTGTTGTTGCTGCATTTGATAATGCTCCCACAGCTGATTCAGAAATGTATGCTAAGATGAACAAATCTGTTCGTGATGCCTTTGAATCAAAG GCAGTTATGAAAAGTTATGTTGCAACGGGTTTGGATCCTGCTAACCCTGAGAAGTTTTTGGCTTATATGGCCCCAGCACCAGGAGAG CTGTCAAAGGATATATATGATGAAAATGAAGATGTCTCGTACTCTTGGATTCGCGAGTATCATTGGGAT GTTCGGGGTGATGATGCAGATGATCCCAcaacattcttagttgcattcGATGAGTCAGAAGCACGCTACTTG CCTCTTCCAACTAAActtgttttaagaaaaaagaggGCAAAAGAGGGAAGATCGGGTGATGAAGTTGAGCAATGTCCAGTACCTGCAAGAGTGACTGTAAGGCGAAGGTCTAGTGTTGCTGCGATTGAGCGGAAGGATTCTGGG gtaTATACAAGTTCAAAGGGAAATTCCTTTAAGAGAGTTGGCTTAGAAATGGATGATGGTCTCGAAGACCAACATAGAGGTGCACCACACCAGGACAATTATCAGTCTAGTGGAGCAGAAGATTACATGTCTGATTGA
- the LOC114423781 gene encoding uncharacterized protein LOC114423781 codes for MGLGSEVEDDLHRLRYLSSLLHQIDELVVQAIEVNYNNNKTISKEGKTQIESFSRVLSDMLSSLEPWVPKIQKALNPQNTVSDDETIECDSPEETTLNLVSPSPLVSWRANCTVERGRQMFMLTPLPLSSKHHQPKPHFPPPTTSSTTTFKDSVMVKPTPIKQQLPNNQDGSMLLMMTPCLKMSPPRSCLLLEPISEISRLGDRNARKGTPYPVGIHCSDSESSSSDDSSRDLSLMYPELLGIHKSGIGKKTVEASPDWFTSPPKTCVLLEPPDEKIDEHLCVQIADSILNEQVSKFEDDDVSKDHDQAKKSCNQDHFVGNLSHVKSTPLPESSFQTGKCPGENTLKKELWTKFEAASTWGCQPKVPTGQKSAHKGFLDLLEEASCDE; via the exons ATGGGTTTGGGTAGTGAGGTTGAAGACGATCTTCATCGCCTTCGTtatctttcttctcttctccatCAG ATTGACGAGCTTGTCGTGCAAGCCATTGAAGTgaattacaacaacaacaaaaccatAAGCAAAGAGGGCAAAACGCAAATTGAGTCTTTTTCTCGTGTCCTTTCTGACATGCTCTCTTCTTTGGAG ccATGGGTTCCCAAAATTCAAAAAGCCCTTAACCCTCAAAACACAGTTTCTGACGATGAAACCATAGAATGTGACAGTCCTGAAGAGACAACCTTGAATTTAGTGTCTCCTTCACCCCTTGTGTCATGGCGTGCCAACTGCACTGTTGAAAGAGGAAGACAAATGTTCATGCTTACACCTCTTCCATTATCATCCAAACACCACCAACCTAAACCACACTTCCCTCCTCCCACCACATCATCAACCACTACCTTCAAGGACAGTGTTATGGTGAAACCAACCCCAATTAAGCAGCAACTTCCAAACAACCAAGACGGATCCATGCTTCTTATGATGACTCCGTGCTTGAAAATGTCGCCTCCTAGATCCTGCCTTTTGCTCGAACCCATATCCGAAATCTCACGGTTGGGAGATCGCAATGCTCGCAAGGGCACTCCCTATCCTGTTGGGATTCATTGCAGTGATTCAGAATCTTCCAGTAGTGACGATTCTTCGCGTGATCTGTCGTTGATGTATCCGGAGCTCCTGGGGATACACAAGTCAGGAATTGGGAAGAAAACGGTGGAAGCCTCGCCCGATTGGTTTACCTCACCTCCTAAAACTTGTGTTTTGTTGGAGCCACCTGATGAAAAGATTGATGAACACTTGTGTGTTCAGATAGCTGACAGTATTCTTAATGAACAAGTCAGCaagtttgaagatgatgatgtttCAAAAGATCATGATCAAGCCAAGAAGTCTTGCAACCAAG ATCATTTTGTTGGCAACTTATCACATGTAAAGAGCACTCCCTTGCCTGAAAGTTCGTTTCAAACGGGGAAATGTCCTGGCGAAAATACTTTGAAGAAGGAGTTATGGACTAAGTTTGAGGCTGCATCCACTTGGGGATGTCAACCCAAGGTACCCACTGGTCAAAAGAGTGCTCACAAAGGGTTTCTTGATTTACTGGAAGAAGCTTCCTGTGATGAATAA